A window of the Fusarium poae strain DAOMC 252244 chromosome 3, whole genome shotgun sequence genome harbors these coding sequences:
- the CNA1 gene encoding 3',5'-cyclic-nucleotide phosphodiesterase (PDEase) (3':5'-CNP) (BUSCO:12295at5125) codes for MDSEGEANTAPSTEERRNVQVDNAIRAIQEKKPVPEIDFTIHTMEDNTQVSTMERVCKDVQAPAMYKPTDEQFFEDETHSKPNLQFLKQHFYREGRLTEEQALWILKKGTELLRAEPNLLEMDAPITVCGDVHGQYYDLMKLFEVGGDPAETRYLFLGDYVDRGYFSIECVLYLWCLKIHYPKTLWLLRGNHECRHLTDYFTFKLECKHKYSETIYEACMDSFCALPLAAVMNKQFLCIHGGLSPELHTLDDLKSIDRFREPPTQGLMCDILWADPLEDFGQEKTSDYFLHNHVRGCSYFFSYPAACAFLEKNNLLSIIRAHEAQDAGYRMYRKTRTTGFPSVMTIFSAPNYLDVYNNKAAVLKYENNVMNIRQFNCTPHPYWLPNFMDVFTWSLPFVGEKITDMLIAILSTCSEEELKEETPSSTSPGPASPALSNDPESIEVRRRAIKNKILAIGRLSRVFQVLREESEKVTELKTVSGGRLPAGTLMLGAEGLKNAINGFEDARKVDLQNERLPPTHDEVVKHQEEERNTALQKAAEDANNDTKLQQLSRRLSTDRKNRAPTS; via the exons ATGGACTCTGAAGGCGAGGCCAACACTGCGCCCTCTACTGAGGAGCGACGAAACGTCCAGGTCGACAATGCCATTCGCGCTATCCAAGAGAAGAAGCCGGTCCCCGAGATCGATTTTACTATTCACACCATGGAGGACAACACCCAAGTCAGCACCATGGAGCGTGTGTGCAAAG ATGTCCAGGCTCCTGCCATGTACAAGCCCACCGACGAGCAATTCTTTGAAGATGAGACCCATTCAAAGCCCAACCTTCAGTTCCTCAAGCAGCATTTCTACCGCGAAGGTCGTCTTACCGAGGAGCAGGCTCTCTGGATTCTTAAGAAAGGCACCGAGCTTCTGCGCGCCGAGCCCAACCTTCTCGAGATGGACGCTCCCATCACTGTCTGTGGTGACGTTCACGGACAATACTACGATCTCATGAAGCTCTTCGAAGTTGGTGGTGACCCCGCCGAGACCCGATATCTCTTCCTTGGTGACTACGTCGACCGAGGTTATTTCAGCATAGAGTGTGTTCTCTACCTCTGGTGTCTCAAGATTCACTACCCCAAGACTCTTTGGCTGCTGCGAGGAAACCACGAATGTCGCCACTTGACCGACTACTTCACCTTCAAGCTTGAATGCAAGCACAAATACTCCGAGACCATCTACGAGGCCTGCATGGACTCTTTTTGTGCCCTCCCTCTTGCAGCTGTTATGAACAAGCAGTTCCTCTGCATCCACGGTGGACTGAGCCCCGAGTTACACACTCTGGACGACCTCAAGAGT ATTGACCGTTTCCGCGAGCCTCCTACCCAGGGCCTTATGTGTGATATCCTCTGGGCTGATCCTCTCGAAGACTTTGGCCAAGAGAAGACCAGCGACTATTTCCTGCACAACCACGTTCGAGGATGCTCTTACTTCTTCTCGTACCCTGCCGCTTGTGCCTTTTTGGAAAAGAACAACCTTCTCTCGATCATTCGTGCACATGAGGCCCAAGATGCTGGCTACCGCATGTATCGCAAGACGCGAACCACAGGGTTCCCCAGTGTTATGACCATTTTTTCCGCTCCCAACTATCTCGACGTCTACAACAACAAGGCCGCCGTTCTTAAGTATGAGAACAATGTGATGAACATTCGACAGTTCAACTGCACTCCTCACCCTTACTGGCTCCCCAACTTCATGGATGTCTTTACCTGGTCTCTCCCTTTCGTCGGAGAAAAGATTACCGACATGCTTATTGCCATTCTCAGCACGTGCTCCGAGGAGGAGCTTAAGGAGGAGACACCCTCTTCAACCTCTCCCGGACCTGCCTCGCCTGCCCTTTCCAACGACCCCGAGTCAATTGAGGTTCGACGACGAgctatcaagaacaagatccTCGCCATTGGTCGCCTGTCTCGTGTATTCCAAGTGCTCCGCGAGGAGTCCGAGAAGGTCACGGAACTCAAGACTGTTTCTGGCGGACGATTGCCCGCTGGAACCCTCATGCTCGGTGCTGAGGGTCTCAAAAACGCCATCAATGGATTCGAAGATGCACGAAAGGTTGATTTGCAGAATGAGAGGCTGCCACCCACTCACGATGAAGTGGTTAAGCACCAGGAGGAGGAAAGAAACACTGCCCTCCAGAAGGCTGCTGAGGACGCCAATAATGATACGAAATTGCAGCAGCTTTCTAGGAGGCTCAGCAC GGATCGCAAGAACCGGGCACCAACTTCATGA
- the LXR3 gene encoding L-xylulose reductase, with protein MDSKTGAFHHGNLGIPDTSRVMSLFSLKGRTAIVSGAGAGIGLAIAHALAEAGANVAIWYNSNKQALTEAENIEKEYGVKCRAYQVNVISPEAVEQAINDIVAEFDGRLDVFVANSGIAWEDGAFIDGPTERARRVMEVNVDGVMWCAKSAGAHFRRQKKEGTTLDGKKLTNFVAGSFIATASMSGSIVNIPQLQAVYNASKAAVIHFCKSIAVEWTGFARVNTVSPGYIKTEITDFISEDVKNVFKDKTVAGRQGETGELKGAYLYLASDASSFTTGHDLIVDGGYCLP; from the exons ATGGACTCGAAAACAGGAGCATTCCATCATGGCAACTTGGGCATCCCTGATACCTCCCGAGTCATGTCACTTTTCTCTTTGAAGGGACGCACAGCTATTGTTTCTGGCGCTGGTGCAGGCATTGGCCTGGCTATTGCTCACGCGCTCGCTGAGGCTGGAGCCAACGTGGCTATCTGGTACAACAGTAACAAGCAGGCGTTGACCGAAGCTGAGAACATTGAGAAGGAATATGGTGTCAAGT GCCGGGCATACCAAGTCAATGTCATCTCGCCTGAGGCGGTTGAGCAGGCTATCAACGACATCGTCGCCGAGTTCGACGGCCGGCTAGACGTCTTCGTAGCCAACAGTGGTATCGCCTGGGAAGATGGCGCTTTCATCGATGGCCCTACCGAGAGAGCTCGTCGTGTTATGGAAGTCAACGTTGACGGCGTCATGTGGTGCGCCAAGAGTGCAGGAGCGCATTTCCGAAGACAGAAGAAGGAGGGCACGACATTGGATGGGAAGAAATTGACAAACTTTGTGGCAGGCAGCTTCATTGCCACAGCGTCGATGAGCGGAAGCATCGTCAATATCCCGCAACTGCAGGCCGTGTACAACGCTTCAAAGGCTGCTGTCATTCACTTTT GTAAATCCATCGCTGTGGAGTGGACAGGCTTTGCCCGTGTAAACACTGTGTCTCCAGGATACATCAAGACCGAAATCACAGACTTTATCAGCGAGGACGTCAAGAACGTGTTCAAGGACAAGACAGTCGCCGG ACGTCAGGGTGAAACCGGAGAGCTCAAGGGCGCTTACTTGTACCTGGCTAGCGACGCCTCATCCTTCACAACTGGTCATGACCTGATTGTTGATGGAGGCTACTGCTTGCCTTGA